The following proteins are encoded in a genomic region of Ananas comosus cultivar F153 linkage group 25, ASM154086v1, whole genome shotgun sequence:
- the LOC109703648 gene encoding choline transporter-like protein 2, giving the protein MGGPLGAIIGRYPTAGSDPEGQMDGGIIRHNRKCRDLVFLVVFIAFWVAMIVNSSFGFNQGNPLRLTYGLDYKGNMCGDRHGNPDLRELEVRYWMNPNQVYQSGLKSSQFNLADARTICLMECPVPAEDGVNFVCDYPEGDIRLSVDDWIDRDYDYFEFLTPEMRNSSLQLQGPCYPVIFPSVNVFWSCQFIARASNVSLRHWQQMGGININENILIDKTIHKAINSRSAVLKRYVADIGKSWPVLIVCGGMLPLFLSIIWLLMIRHFVAGMTWITVFLFNALIISVTMFYYTKAGWIGDDALSVVIGESDPYVNISGREVNHLRAAAVLMTIVMIIAVLSSIAIIRRILIATSVLKVAAKVIGEVQALIVFPVLPYAILAIFYMFWFSAALHLFSSGQILKNDCNGNCCSYDLKSNKVNCDSCCGYSIHYTPHIGISILFHLFGCYWATQFFIACSSTVIAGSVASYYWTRGEISEEIPFLPVFSSVKRLLRYSLGSVALGSLVVSIVEWVRFILESLRRRLKHVDTVSESCMGRTMSSSSQCCLGCIDWTIKSVNRNAYIMIAITGKGFCKASAIATGLIMNNILRIGKVNVIGDVILFLGKLCVSLFCALFAFLMLDTHKYKSAHNKISSPLFPVLVSWALGYIVATLFFAVVEMSIDTIILSFCQDAEEHQGNAQYAPPLLMETLDSQGEMQRLTQGS; this is encoded by the exons atGGGGGGTCCTTTGGGGGCGATCATAGGGAGGTATCCGACGGCGGGGAGCGACCCGGAGGGCCAGATGGACGGCGGGATCATACGCCACAACCGCAAGTGCCGAGATTTGGTGTTCCTCGTCGTCTTCATCGCCTTCTGGGTCGCCATGATCGTCAACTCCAGCTTCGGATTCAACCAAGGCAACCCATTGAG GCTTACATATGGATTGGACTACAAAGGAAATATGTGTGGCGACAGGCATGGTAACCCGGATTTGCGTGAACTTGAAGTTAGATACTGGATGAACCCGAACCAGGTCTACCAAAGCGGTCTAAAGAGTAGCCAATTTAATCTTGCCGATGCTAGAACCATCTGCTTGATGGAATGCCCTGTCCCAGCTGAAGATGGTGTGAATTTTGTGTGTGACTATCCGGAGGGTGATATTCGACTATCGGTTGACGACTGGATCGACAGGGACTACGATTATTTTGAGTTCCTCACACCAGAGATGAGGAATAGCTCTCTTCAGTTACAGGGTCCGTGCTATCCTGTCATATTTCCGAGCGTAAATG TGTTTTGGAGCTGTCAATTTATTGCACGTGCATCAAATGTTTCTTTGAGGCATTGGCAGCAGATGGGCGGCATCAACATCAATGAAAACATATTAATAGATAAAACTATTCACAAGGCCATTAATTCCCGATCTGCCGTCTTGAAG AGATATGTTGCTGATATTGGAAAATCCTGGCCCGTGTTGATTGTATGTGGAGGAATGTTGCCTCTTTTCCTGTCTATAATCTGGTTATTGATGATTCGTCATTTTGTTGCTGGCATGACATGGATAACTGTGTTTCTATTCAATGCCCTCATAATATCTGTTACTATGTTCTACTACACAAAAG CTGGCTGGATCGGTGACGATGCCTTATCAGTTGTCATTGGTGAAAGTGATCCATATGTGAACATTAGTGGCCGA GAAGTGAATCACCTTCGTGCTGCAGCGGTTCTGATGACAATTGTCATGATTATTGCTGTTCTCTCTTCAATAGCCATTATTCGCCGTATTCTTATAGCAACATCTGTTCTGAAG GTTGCTGCAAAGGTTATCGGGGAAGTTCAGGCTCTAATTGTTTTCCCGGTTCTACCCTACGCCATCCTTGCTATCTTCTACATGTTCTGGTTTTCTGCTGCACTCCATCTTTTCAGCTCTGGTCAAATACTCAAAAATGATTGCAACGGTAATTGCTGTTCGTATGATCTGAAGTCCAACAAGGTAAATTGCGACAGTTGCTGTGGCTATAGCATTCATTACACCCCTCATATTGGCATTTCCATCCTTTTCCACCTATTTGGGTGTTATTGGGCGACACAATTCTTCATTGCTTGCTCTTCTACGGTAATTGCTGGATCAGTTGCTTCTTACTACTGGACCCGTGGTGAGATATCG GAGGAGATTCCATTTCTCCCTGTATTCTCTTCCGTAAAGCGTCTCCTGCGATACAGTCTTGGGTCCGTTGCTCTTGGGTCACTGGTGGTGTCAATTGTGGAGTGGGTGCGGTTTATACTCGAGTCTCTTCGCCGCAGGTTGAAGCACGTTGATACTGTTTCTGAAAGCTGCATGGGGAGAACAATGTCCTCTTCTTCTCAGTGTTGCCTAGGGTGCATAGATTGGACCATCAAATCCGTGAATCGGAATGCTTATATTATG ATAGCAATCACTGGGAAAGGTTTCTGCAAAGCTTCTGCAATTGCAACGGGATTGATAATGAATAATATTTTGCGGATCGGAAAGGTGAATGTCATCGGGGATGTTATTCTCTTTCTTGGGAAGCTGTGCGTCAGCCTCTTCTGTGCGCTCTTCGCGTTTCTTATGTTGGACACTCACAAATACAAATCTGCGCACAACAagatctcttctcctctctttcctGTTCTG GTATCGTGGGCTCTCGGTTACATAGTTGCAACCCTATTCTTCGCGGTTGTGGAGATGTCGATCGACACCATCATCCTCTCTTTCTGCCAAGATGCGGAAGAACATCAAGGAAATGCCCAATACGCACCTCCGCTTCTCATGGAAACACTGGATAGCCAAGGCGAAATGCAGAGACTAACCCAAGGATCGTGA
- the LOC109728922 gene encoding E3 ubiquitin-protein ligase RMA2-like, with the protein MEAETTIHGFLGPAMDKPQSNNAPSPPPSPHAAESPVAPSGTADAANCFDCSICLDSAADPVVTLCGHLYCWPCIYQWMLHQLETASSPPALWCPVCKSPLSDASLVPLYGHGVSCKAVPLQSLNIPSRPSVQPRSPVQRPPQIHRYGVGTNDGLRLRYGYTSAPVFYSTAGGTIGGIAAAVLPLVFGNDHTDRVDYDAPHGVAVRGVGRRMRARRWEREVERSLHQLWLFIFLCGILCLLLF; encoded by the coding sequence ATGGAAGCAGAAACCACCATCCACGGCTTCTTAGGCCCCGCCATGGACAAACCTCAATCCAACAACGCGCCGTCGCCCCCGCCGTCGCCGCACGCGGCGGAATCCCCCGTAGCACCATCCGGGACCGCCGATGCGGCGAATTGCTTCGACTGCAGCATCTGCTTGGACTCTGCAGCCGACCCCGTCGTCACCCTCTGCGGCCACCTCTACTGCTGGCCCTGCATCTACCAGTGGATGCTGCACCAGCTCGAAACTGCATCGTCGCCACCGGCGCTGTGGTGCCCCGTGTGCAAGTCCCCTCTCTCTGACGCCTCCCTCGTCCCCCTCTACGGCCACGGCGTAAGCTGCAAAGCGGTTCCCCTGCAGAGCCTGAATATTCCTAGCAGGCCTTCGGTGCAACCGCGATCGCCGGTCCAACGGCCGCCGCAGATTCACCGCTACGGCGTCGGCACCAACGACGGCCTCCGCCTGCGTTACGGGTACACGTCGGCGCCCGTGTTCTACTCGACTGCGGGGGGAACGATCGGGGGGATCGCGGCGGCAGTTCTGCCGTTGGTGTTCGGGAACGATCACACGGATCGGGTGGACTACGATGCGCCGCACGGCGTTGCGGTTCGCGGGGTCGGCCGGAGGATGAGGGCGAGGCGGTGGGAGAGGGAGGTGGAGAGGTCGTTGCACCAGTTATGGCTCTTCATCTTCCTGTGCGGGATACTGTGCCTCCTACTCTTCTGA
- the LOC109703651 gene encoding reticulocalbin-2-like produces the protein MSRPAVYLLLAAALLLLLSASRNPRPGPHRLARTRTFGPDVLDLPTFRAKLGAAWESRSTGEFLGEADGSGGGGLSKEFCGEDGRLNATRRLACLFPLLDRLPTDGGISLYSAERVMKTHDKDGDGVVTLREYLSYLSDKEIDWSSTEHGKPGWWKEKFNSADKDGNGSLDVAEFNDFLHPEDSSNPEVQLWLQKEKLRELDDDKDGRLSFMEFRDQTHDFDRIYTAYETEKDGYSPHHLSNAEKKFQELDTNRDNFLTAEELKPIIHRLYPGELFYATHYTKYLMNEADDDGDGKLSLQEMLNHYLAFNNTVFEEGYYDGEDDDYDYHDELR, from the exons ATGTCGAGGCCGGCGGTCTACCTCCTCCTCGCGGCGgccctccttctcctcctctccgccTCCCGCAACCCCCGCCCTGGCCCCCACCGCCTCGCCCGCACCCGCACCTTCGGGCCCGACGTGCTCGACCTCCCGACCTTTCGAGCGAAGCTCGGAGCCGCATGGGAGAGCCGAAGCACGGGCGAATTTCTCGGCGAGGCCGACGGGAGTGGCGGTGGCGGGCTCTCGAAGGAGTTCTGCGGCGAGGACGGCCGGCTCAACGCGACGAGGCGGCTGGCGTGCCTGTTCCCGCTGCTCGACCGGCTTCCGACCGACGGCGGGATAAGCTTGTACAGCGCGGAGAGGGTGATGAAGACGCATGATAAGGATGGTGATGGGGTCGTCACTCTCCGAGAGTATTTATCCTACCTTTCTGATAAAGAAATAG ATTGGAGCAGCACAGAACATGGCAAACCGGGGTGGTGGAAGGAGAAATTTAATAGTGCTGATAAAGACGGCAATGGATCCCTTGATGTTGCCGAATTTAATGA CTTCCTCCACCCTGAAGATAGCAGCAACCCTGAAGTACAACTTTGGCTGCAGAAGGAGAAATTAAG AGAATTGGATGATGATAAGGATGGGAGATTAAGTTTCATGGAGTTTCGAGATCAAACTCACGACTTCGACCGGATTTACACCGCGTACGAAACGGAAAAAGATGGCTACTCTCCTCATCATCTCTCGAATGCCGAAAAGAAGTTCCAGGAACTTGATACTAACAGAGACAA TTTTTTGACAGCTGAAGAGCTGAAGCCAATTATTCATAGGCTGTACCCAGGGGAGCTTTTTTATGCTACTCATTACACAAAGTACTTGATGAACGAG GCTGATGATGATGGAGACGGCAAATTGAGCCTTCAGGAGATGCTGAACCATTATCTTGCTTTCAACAACACAGTTTTTGAGGAGGGTTACTACGACGGTGAGGATGATGACTATGATTACCACGATGAGCTCCGCTAA
- the LOC109703650 gene encoding acyl-CoA-binding domain-containing protein 1-like, with amino-acid sequence MGDWQELGQAVFIGLIFAFLVAKLISIVLSFKEDHLKLSRDENVSVPSEIAEAGGVGAADAASEERDPLRGESLLGESDDSDWEGIESTELDEEFSAASTFVATTAADRAASAKVSNDVQLQLYGLYKIATEGPCTAPQPSPLKMTARAKWNAWQKLGAMPPEEAMLKYISIVNELYPSWASGSTIKRKKEDSAASTSAAKGSMGPVFSSFVHEEESENDLKLDPIHIAAREGALDDFRNLINGGVSVNLRDSEGRTPLHWAVDRGHPDVVEVLLKGEADVNAKDHEGQTPLHYAAVCDREAIAQLLVEHHADRDIKDDDGSTPLDLCQSEWAFMTTAS; translated from the exons ATGGGCGATTGGCAAGAGCTCGGCCAAGCGGTGTTCATCGGCCTAATCTTCGCCTTCCTCGTCGCCAAGCTCATCTCCATCGTCCTCTCCTTCAAGGAGGACCACCTCAAGCTCTCCCGCGACGAGAACGTCTCCGTGCCCTCGGAGATCGCCGAGGCCGGGGGCGTGGGAGCCGCGGATGCGGCGTCGGAGGAGAGGGACCCGTTGAGAGGGGAGAGTTTATTAGGGGAGAGCGATGATAGCGACTGGGAGGGGATTGAGAGCACGGAGCTCGACGAGGAGTTCAGCGCGGCGAGCACCTTCGTGGCGACGACGGCGGCCGATCGGGCGGCGTCGGCGAAGGTCTCCAACGACGTGCAGCTGCAGCTCTACGGGCTCTACAAGATCGCCACCGAGGGGCCCTGCACCGCGCCGCAGCCGTCGCCGCTGAAGATGACGGCGAGAGCCAAGTG GAATGCATGGCAGAAATTGGGTGCTATGCCGCCAGAAGAAGCTATGCTGAAGTACATCTCAATTGTGAATGAGCTATATCCTTCCTGGGCAAGTGGTTCCACTATT aaaaggaaaaaggaagatTCTGCCGCTTCTACCTCAGCTGCCAAAGGATCGATGGGCCCAGTTTTTAGCAGCTTTGTACATGAGGAAGAGTCGGAGAATGATTT AAAGCTAGACCCCATACACATTGCTGCAAGAGAGGGAGCCCTGGATGATTTTCGCAATCTAATCAATGGCGGTGTTTCAGTGAATTTGAGAG ATAGTGAAGGGAGGACTCCATTGCATTGGGCTGTAGACCGTGGCCATCCTGATGTTGTCGAGGTACTACTTAAAGGAGAAGCAGATGTCAATGCTAAG GACCATGAAGGCCAGACGCCGCTGCACTATGCTGCTGTTTGCGACCGAGAAGCGATTGCTCAGTTACTTGTAGAACATCATGCTGATCGCGATATTAAGGATGATGACGGGAGCACGCCCCTTGATCTGTGTCAATCTGAATGGGCTTTTATGACTACTGCTAGCTga
- the LOC109728953 gene encoding glucan endo-1,3-beta-glucosidase-like, whose product MKITPMAIIVSAIFMLLFSFIIKGAQVGGVGVSYGAAGTNLPAPAEVARFLSDRTVIDRVRPLPRLALALARPRLLVRLTDLSLSRRLVQALILPLAASPAPVARVLLGADVASSPNRTLALALVPAMQNLHTALAASALDRRVKVCAPQSLAILASSSPPSSGRFADDGAVTAPLLRFLRATGAPFMVSAYPFLGATPETLDYALFRINPGVVDRGTGLVYGNMLDAQLDAVYAAATRLGFGDVEIAVGETGWPTSGVGVGVGVGVDFAREYNANLVRHVASGVGTPLMPNRTFETYVSSMFDDDDLGPGPTSATRNFGLFRPDFTPVYDIGLLKPDQGMKPAISALTPTSPTASDLRRWCIAKPNADVMVLQENLDYACGQGINCSPIQPGGACYYPDTVQAHAAYAMNEYYQASGRNTFDCDFGQSGMVMTTDPSYGNCKYSS is encoded by the exons ATGAAGATCACACCCATGGCTATCATCGTCTCCGCCAtctttatgcttttattttcGTTCATCATCAAAG GTGCTCAGGTGGGCGGGGTGGGCGTGAGCTACGGCGCGGCGGGGACGAACCTCCCGGCGCCGGCCGAGGTGGCCCGATTCCTCTCCGACCGCACCGTCATCGACCGCGTCAGGCCGCTTCCGCGCCTCGCACTCGCGCTCGCCCGTCCCCGCCTCCTCGTCCGGCTCAccgatctctccctctcccgccGCCTCGTCCAAGCCCTAATCCTCCCCCTCGCCGCCTCCCCCGCCCCCGTCGCCCGCGTCCTCCTCGGCGCCGACGTCGCCTCCTCCCCCAACcgcaccctcgccctcgccctcgtccccGCCATGCAGAACCTCCACACCGCCCTCGCCGCCTCCGCCCTCGACCGCCGCGTCAAGGTCTGCGCCCCGCAGTCCCTCGCCATCCTCGCCTCCTCGTCCCCGCCCTCCTCCGGCCGCTTCGCCGACGACGGCGCCGTCACCGCGCCGCTGCTCCGCTTCCTGCGGGCCACGGGCGCGCCGTTCATGGTGAGCGCGTACCCCTTCCTCGGGGCCACCCCGGAAACCCTAGACTACGCCCTCTTCAGGATCAACCCCGGCGTCGTGGACCGCGGGACGGGGCTGGTGTACGGGAACATGCTCGATGCGCAGCTCGACGCCGTGTACGCCGCCGCGACGAGGCTAGGGTTTGGGGACGTGGAGATCGCCGTGGGGGAGACGGGTTGGCCCACTTCCGGAGTCGGAGTCGGAGTCGGAGTCGGCGTCGACTTCGCCCGGGAGTACAACGCGAATCTCGTGCGCCACGTGGCGTCCGGGGTGGGCACGCCGCTCATGCCCAATCGCACCTTCGAGACCTACGTGTCCTCCATGTTCGACGACGACGATCTCGGGCCCGGGCCCACCTCCGCCACCCGGAACTTCGGGCTCTTTCGCCCCGATTTCACGCCCGTTTACGATATCGGGCTCCTCAAACCGGATCAG GGAATGAAACCGGCAATCTCAGCCCTAACTCCGACGAGCCCAACGGCGTCCGATTTGAGGCGATGGTGCATTGCGAAGCCGAATGCGGATGTAATGGTGCTGCAGGAGAACTTAGACTACGCTTGCGGCCAAGGGATCAACTGCAGTCCTATACAACCAGGTGGAGCCTGCTACTACCCTGACACAGTGCAAGCTCATGCCGCTTACGCGATGAATGAGTACTACCAAGCTTCTGGGAGGAACACCTTCGACTGCGATTTCGGACAGAGCGGAATGGTCATGACGACGGATCCGA GCTACGGAAACTGCAAATATAGCTCGTGA
- the LOC109703592 gene encoding cysteine protease ATG4B-like isoform X1 encodes MIDRNAIGEMVVMSLPERAVDSQFPAANSADSAERDTATSSAEQKDNPSKFLKNTLLSNILASTFSIFESHSDSSSSCQKKATKCRSYGWTTIVKNFVGGGSMRRLHDRLLGSGRADALSLTSEIWLLGRCYRVSEESPDGTDSGTGFSAFLEDFSSRIWITYRKGFSAIGDSKYTSDVNWGCMIRSSQMIVAQALLFHYLGRSWRKPLQKPYNPEYIEIVHLFGDSEDCAFSIHNLIQAGKSYGLAAGSWLGPYAMCRTWETLVRPNRERTGCDQEKESMPMAIYVVSGDEDGERGGAPVVCVDVASRLCSDFSKGKSDWTPILLLVPLVLGLEKVNSRYIPLLRETFTFPQSLGILGGKPGASTYIVGIQDDRALYLDPHEVQLAVSVERDNLEADTSSYHCSTVRHLPLDQIDSSLAIGFYCRDKDDFDDFCSHASELGEKANGAPLFTVAQFLQSPKPIYHHDPFTDSAGGANDNSGPESFSCGTHTGDDEWQIL; translated from the exons ATGATTGATCGGAATGCGATTGGTGAAATG GTAGTGATGAGCTTGCCTGAGCGAGCTGTTGATTCACAATTTCCTGCAGCGAATTCGGCGGATTCTGCAGAAAGAGATACTGCAACTTCCAGTGCAGAACAGAAGGACAATCCCTCCAAGTTTTTGAAAAATACCCTCTTGTCAAACATTCTTGCGTCTACCTTTTCGATCTTTGAATCGCACTcagattcttcttcttcttgccaaaagaaagcaaccAAGTGCAGAAGCTATGGTTGGACCACTATTGTGAAGAATTTTGTGGGAGGTGGTTCAATGAGGCGGCTACATGACCGGCTTCTGGGGAGTGGCAGGGCCGACGCCTTGAGTTTGACCAGTGAAATCTGGCTTCTTGGGAGATGCTACCGAGTTTCAGAGGAGTCTCCCGACGGCACTGATTCTGGCACTGGATTTTCTGCTTTTCTGGAAGATTTTTCATCGAGAATTTGGATTACTTACCGCAAAG GCTTTTCTGCTATTGGTGATTCAAAGTATACTAGTGATGTTAATTGGGGTTGCATGATCAGAAGCAGTCAGATGATTGTTGCCCAG GCATTACTCTTTCATTATCTTGGAAGATCTTGGAGGAAACCCTTGCAGAAG CCTTATAATCCGGAGTATATAGAGATTGTACATCTTTTTGGCGATTCCGAGGATTGTGCTTTCTCAATACACAATCTGATCCAAGCTGGAAAGAGTTATGGTTTGGCTGCCGGATCATGGTTGGGTCCATATGCTATGTGCCGCACTTGGGAAACCCTAGTTCGTCCAAATAGGGAGCGGACCGGATGTgaccaagaaaaagaaagtatGCCTATGGCTATATATGTTGTTTCAGGAGATGAAGATGGAGAACGAGGTGGCGCTCCGGTTGTTTGTGTTGATGTTGCTTCCAGACTCTGTTCTGATTTTAGCAAGGGCAAGTCAGACTGGACTCCCATTCTTTTATTAGTCCCTTTGGTTCTTGGACTTGAAAAAGTTAATTCAAG GTATATCCCTTTGCTAAGGGAAACTTTCACATTCCCCCAGAGCTTAGGCATTTTAGGTGGGAAGCCTGGTGCCTCAACTTACATTGTCGGTATACAAGATGACAGGGCATTATATCTGGATCCACATGAAGTGCAACTG GCTGTCAGCGTTGAGCGAGATAATTTGGAGGCTGATACTTCTTCATATCACTGCAG CACCGTGCGGCATCTTCCACTGGACCAGATAGACTCATCATTGGCCATTGGGTTCTATTGCCGGGATAAAG atgattttgatgatttttgttCGCATGCTTCTGAGCTTGGAGAGAAGGCAAATGGAGCACCACTGTTTACTGTTGCCCAGTTTCTTCAGTCCCCGAAGCCAATATACCACCACGACCCTTTCACAGATAGTGCAGGTGGGGCGAACGATAACTCGGGTCCGGAAAGTTTTAGTTGTGGTACCCATACAGGCGACGATGAGTGGCAAATACTGTAA
- the LOC109703592 gene encoding cysteine protease ATG4B-like isoform X2, with amino-acid sequence MSLPERAVDSQFPAANSADSAERDTATSSAEQKDNPSKFLKNTLLSNILASTFSIFESHSDSSSSCQKKATKCRSYGWTTIVKNFVGGGSMRRLHDRLLGSGRADALSLTSEIWLLGRCYRVSEESPDGTDSGTGFSAFLEDFSSRIWITYRKGFSAIGDSKYTSDVNWGCMIRSSQMIVAQALLFHYLGRSWRKPLQKPYNPEYIEIVHLFGDSEDCAFSIHNLIQAGKSYGLAAGSWLGPYAMCRTWETLVRPNRERTGCDQEKESMPMAIYVVSGDEDGERGGAPVVCVDVASRLCSDFSKGKSDWTPILLLVPLVLGLEKVNSRYIPLLRETFTFPQSLGILGGKPGASTYIVGIQDDRALYLDPHEVQLAVSVERDNLEADTSSYHCSTVRHLPLDQIDSSLAIGFYCRDKDDFDDFCSHASELGEKANGAPLFTVAQFLQSPKPIYHHDPFTDSAGGANDNSGPESFSCGTHTGDDEWQIL; translated from the exons ATGAGCTTGCCTGAGCGAGCTGTTGATTCACAATTTCCTGCAGCGAATTCGGCGGATTCTGCAGAAAGAGATACTGCAACTTCCAGTGCAGAACAGAAGGACAATCCCTCCAAGTTTTTGAAAAATACCCTCTTGTCAAACATTCTTGCGTCTACCTTTTCGATCTTTGAATCGCACTcagattcttcttcttcttgccaaaagaaagcaaccAAGTGCAGAAGCTATGGTTGGACCACTATTGTGAAGAATTTTGTGGGAGGTGGTTCAATGAGGCGGCTACATGACCGGCTTCTGGGGAGTGGCAGGGCCGACGCCTTGAGTTTGACCAGTGAAATCTGGCTTCTTGGGAGATGCTACCGAGTTTCAGAGGAGTCTCCCGACGGCACTGATTCTGGCACTGGATTTTCTGCTTTTCTGGAAGATTTTTCATCGAGAATTTGGATTACTTACCGCAAAG GCTTTTCTGCTATTGGTGATTCAAAGTATACTAGTGATGTTAATTGGGGTTGCATGATCAGAAGCAGTCAGATGATTGTTGCCCAG GCATTACTCTTTCATTATCTTGGAAGATCTTGGAGGAAACCCTTGCAGAAG CCTTATAATCCGGAGTATATAGAGATTGTACATCTTTTTGGCGATTCCGAGGATTGTGCTTTCTCAATACACAATCTGATCCAAGCTGGAAAGAGTTATGGTTTGGCTGCCGGATCATGGTTGGGTCCATATGCTATGTGCCGCACTTGGGAAACCCTAGTTCGTCCAAATAGGGAGCGGACCGGATGTgaccaagaaaaagaaagtatGCCTATGGCTATATATGTTGTTTCAGGAGATGAAGATGGAGAACGAGGTGGCGCTCCGGTTGTTTGTGTTGATGTTGCTTCCAGACTCTGTTCTGATTTTAGCAAGGGCAAGTCAGACTGGACTCCCATTCTTTTATTAGTCCCTTTGGTTCTTGGACTTGAAAAAGTTAATTCAAG GTATATCCCTTTGCTAAGGGAAACTTTCACATTCCCCCAGAGCTTAGGCATTTTAGGTGGGAAGCCTGGTGCCTCAACTTACATTGTCGGTATACAAGATGACAGGGCATTATATCTGGATCCACATGAAGTGCAACTG GCTGTCAGCGTTGAGCGAGATAATTTGGAGGCTGATACTTCTTCATATCACTGCAG CACCGTGCGGCATCTTCCACTGGACCAGATAGACTCATCATTGGCCATTGGGTTCTATTGCCGGGATAAAG atgattttgatgatttttgttCGCATGCTTCTGAGCTTGGAGAGAAGGCAAATGGAGCACCACTGTTTACTGTTGCCCAGTTTCTTCAGTCCCCGAAGCCAATATACCACCACGACCCTTTCACAGATAGTGCAGGTGGGGCGAACGATAACTCGGGTCCGGAAAGTTTTAGTTGTGGTACCCATACAGGCGACGATGAGTGGCAAATACTGTAA